A single Carnobacterium alterfunditum DSM 5972 DNA region contains:
- the topA gene encoding type I DNA topoisomerase, whose product MAYKYLVIVESPAKAKTIEKYLGRNYKVVASLGHIRDLPKSRMAVDVENNYQPEYISIRGKGPLIKELKKHAKKAEKVFLAADPDREGEAIAWHLSFLLGLDVADKNRVVFNEITKEAVKNAFKEPRSINMDLVNSQQARRILDRLVGYTISPILWKKVKKGLSAGRVQSVALKLICQREEEINQFKPEEYWSIGANFKKDKKKFKANFYGLKGKKQSLSNAEEVQKIIKEIDGDQFEVMSVTKKERLRNPALPFKTSSLQQEAARKLNFRTRKTMMVAQQLYEGISMGRGGAIGLITYMRTDSTRIALSAKNDVAEYIIKEFGPEYAASKPRTGKKAESDQDAHEGIRPSSVMRTPKEIEKYLTKDQYKLYNLIWSRLVASQMTPAVFDTMKVDIAQNDVYFRANGSKIKFPGYQKVYIEGNDEGKEEKENLLPAMEQGDKVKSIDIEPKQHFTQPPARFSESTLIRVLEENGVGRPSTYAPTLETIQRRYYVKLQNKRFEVTELGDIVNGLINEFFPHIVDVHFTADMEKDLDEVEEGNKEWEKVIDQFYKPFAIEVEKAEENMEKVQIKDEPAGFDCELCGHPMVIKLGRYGKFYACSNFPDCRNTKPIVKEIGVSCPVCGEGHVIERKSKKNRLFYGCDRYPTCEFVSWDKPVGRNCPKCDHYLVEKKAKGSKQVVCSHCDYKEEVQK is encoded by the coding sequence TTGGCATATAAATACCTAGTGATTGTTGAATCACCAGCTAAGGCAAAGACAATTGAAAAATATTTAGGTCGAAATTATAAAGTAGTAGCCAGCCTTGGACATATTCGCGATCTTCCTAAAAGTCGTATGGCTGTTGATGTTGAAAATAATTACCAGCCTGAATACATTTCTATTCGAGGAAAAGGTCCTTTGATCAAGGAATTAAAAAAGCATGCAAAAAAAGCTGAAAAAGTTTTTCTCGCAGCTGACCCGGATAGAGAAGGGGAAGCTATTGCTTGGCATTTGAGTTTTTTACTAGGATTAGATGTAGCAGATAAAAATCGTGTCGTTTTTAATGAAATTACCAAAGAGGCTGTCAAAAATGCGTTCAAAGAACCGCGTTCGATTAATATGGACTTAGTAAATTCACAACAAGCTCGAAGAATATTGGATCGCCTTGTAGGATATACTATCAGTCCTATTTTATGGAAAAAAGTAAAAAAAGGATTAAGTGCAGGAAGAGTCCAATCGGTAGCACTGAAATTGATTTGTCAGCGTGAAGAGGAGATCAATCAATTTAAGCCTGAAGAATATTGGTCGATCGGAGCCAATTTTAAAAAAGACAAAAAGAAATTCAAAGCGAATTTTTATGGACTAAAAGGTAAAAAACAAAGCTTGAGCAATGCAGAAGAAGTACAAAAAATTATCAAAGAAATAGATGGCGATCAATTTGAAGTCATGTCTGTTACGAAAAAAGAACGGTTAAGAAATCCCGCTCTTCCATTCAAGACAAGTAGTCTACAACAAGAAGCCGCTAGAAAATTAAATTTTAGAACACGTAAAACAATGATGGTCGCTCAGCAGCTCTATGAAGGAATCTCAATGGGCCGTGGCGGGGCTATCGGTCTGATCACATATATGCGGACCGATTCTACTCGGATCGCTCTTTCAGCTAAAAATGATGTAGCAGAATACATTATTAAAGAATTTGGGCCTGAATATGCGGCTTCTAAACCGCGAACAGGAAAAAAAGCTGAAAGCGATCAAGATGCTCATGAAGGTATCCGACCATCTAGTGTCATGCGGACACCTAAAGAAATTGAGAAGTATCTGACAAAAGATCAATACAAACTGTATAATCTTATTTGGTCGAGATTGGTAGCCAGCCAAATGACACCAGCTGTATTCGATACAATGAAAGTAGATATTGCTCAAAATGATGTTTATTTTAGAGCAAATGGTTCTAAAATAAAATTTCCAGGTTACCAAAAAGTGTATATTGAAGGAAATGATGAAGGAAAAGAAGAGAAAGAGAATCTTTTACCCGCTATGGAACAAGGCGACAAAGTCAAGTCGATCGATATTGAACCAAAACAACATTTCACGCAACCTCCTGCTCGCTTCTCTGAATCGACATTGATCCGCGTTCTAGAAGAAAATGGTGTAGGCCGTCCTTCAACTTATGCACCAACGTTGGAAACTATTCAACGCAGGTATTACGTTAAATTACAAAATAAACGATTTGAAGTGACCGAATTAGGTGATATCGTTAATGGTCTGATCAATGAATTTTTCCCTCATATCGTGGATGTCCACTTTACTGCAGATATGGAAAAAGATTTGGATGAGGTGGAAGAAGGCAATAAAGAATGGGAAAAAGTTATTGATCAATTCTATAAACCATTCGCGATTGAAGTTGAGAAAGCAGAAGAAAATATGGAAAAAGTTCAAATCAAAGATGAACCTGCTGGCTTTGATTGCGAACTGTGTGGTCATCCGATGGTGATCAAATTGGGACGGTATGGAAAATTTTACGCTTGTAGTAATTTCCCTGATTGTCGCAACACAAAACCAATTGTCAAAGAAATAGGCGTCTCTTGCCCAGTCTGTGGCGAAGGTCATGTGATCGAGCGAAAATCCAAGAAAAATCGTTTATTTTATGGGTGCGATCGTTACCCTACATGCGAATTTGTTTCATGGGATAAACCTGTTGGACGCAATTGTCCGAAATGTGATCATTATTTAGTTGAGAAAAAAGCAAAAGGCAGCAAACAAGTTGTATGCAGCCATTGTGATTACAAAGAAGAAGTCCAAAAATAA
- the dprA gene encoding DNA-processing protein DprA — protein MQTTNLDQLLFHLTLCKGIGATSRIRMLSSLIDDPHLTAHDLAKCAQLNSTNKKLFLDSFAAIRIEESLDEYQNKQIKWVSILDKSYPEYLKHIYNPPALLFYQGNLTLLTGNLLAIVGSRLNSTYGEEALALLLPELITNNIITVSGLAKGIDQKAHKKTIELGGRTIAVIGTGLDQFYPFENEKLQRDIAKNHLLISEYPLGTKPLKQHFPMRNRIIAGLSLGTLVIEAKYRSGSLITANLALQEGREVFAVPGNITNPYSEGTNDLILHGAKSVLTAEHILEELNR, from the coding sequence ATGCAAACAACAAATCTTGATCAACTATTATTTCACTTAACATTATGCAAAGGAATTGGGGCCACCAGTCGTATTCGTATGCTCTCATCACTGATAGATGATCCTCACTTAACGGCTCACGATTTAGCTAAATGTGCCCAATTAAATTCGACAAATAAAAAACTGTTTTTAGATAGTTTTGCGGCTATTAGAATAGAAGAAAGTTTGGATGAGTACCAAAATAAACAAATCAAATGGGTATCGATTCTGGATAAATCTTATCCAGAATATTTAAAACATATTTATAATCCGCCGGCATTATTGTTTTATCAAGGAAATCTCACACTCCTAACTGGTAATTTACTGGCAATCGTAGGATCCCGCTTAAACAGCACATACGGCGAAGAAGCCTTAGCACTTTTGTTACCAGAATTGATCACTAACAATATCATCACTGTTAGTGGTTTAGCTAAAGGGATCGATCAGAAGGCCCACAAAAAAACAATTGAATTAGGCGGCCGAACAATTGCTGTTATAGGGACAGGACTAGATCAGTTTTATCCTTTTGAAAATGAAAAGCTGCAAAGAGATATTGCTAAGAATCATTTGCTTATTTCAGAGTACCCTCTAGGGACCAAACCGTTAAAACAGCATTTCCCTATGAGAAATCGCATTATTGCAGGTCTTTCCTTAGGCACATTAGTCATTGAGGCTAAGTATCGCAGCGGCAGTTTGATTACAGCTAATCTAGCGCTTCAAGAAGGACGTGAAGTTTTTGCAGTACCTGGAAATATTACGAATCCTTATTCAGAAGGAACGAATGATTTAATTTTACATGGCGCAAAAAGTGTCTTGACTGCTGAGCATATCTTAGAAGAATTGAATCGTTAA
- a CDS encoding adenine phosphoribosyltransferase — translation MDLKKYIADVPDYPEKGIVFRDISPLMADGAAYSFATNEIVKYAKDKGVEMIVGPEARGFIVGCPVAYELGIGFAPARKKGKLPRETIEVTYGLEYGEDTLQIHQDAIKPGQKVLVCDDLLATGGTIAATIELIEKLGGEVVGTAFLVELKDLYGRDRIKGYDVLALMEF, via the coding sequence ATGGATTTAAAAAAATATATCGCTGATGTCCCAGATTATCCAGAAAAGGGGATCGTCTTTCGTGACATTTCGCCTTTAATGGCGGATGGAGCAGCTTACAGCTTTGCTACGAATGAAATAGTAAAATACGCAAAAGATAAAGGCGTTGAAATGATCGTTGGACCTGAAGCACGCGGATTTATTGTGGGCTGTCCCGTTGCCTATGAATTAGGGATCGGATTTGCACCTGCACGTAAAAAAGGAAAATTGCCTCGTGAAACAATCGAAGTGACTTATGGTTTAGAATATGGTGAAGATACGTTACAGATCCATCAAGATGCTATAAAACCTGGGCAAAAAGTTCTTGTTTGTGATGATTTATTAGCAACAGGAGGAACGATTGCTGCAACGATTGAATTGATCGAAAAACTAGGTGGAGAAGTCGTTGGTACTGCTTTTCTAGTTGAACTAAAGGATTTATACGGTCGTGACAGAATTAAGGGCTACGACGTTTTAGCTTTAATGGAGTTCTAA
- the recJ gene encoding single-stranded-DNA-specific exonuclease RecJ, whose protein sequence is MTSKGYLSLYGVTSTAVLKETIEMIGGEVNYYIPNRFTDGYGPNTKAFERLIEQGTQLIVTCDNGVAGHAAIERAKVLGIDVIVTDHHELPKTLPAAYAVIHPRHPKGSYPFGELAGVGVAFKLATALLGEVPVELLDLVALGTVADLVSLTDENRALVMQGLVVLKNTQRIGLTALFKLAKIKREEIDEETIGFIIGPRLNAVGRLGDAAPAVELLTTFDDDKALSLAQFVQEKNTERQAYVSAITNEAFQMIEDLDAESDVYVLAKEDWHEGVLGIVASKIVGKTGKPALVMTIDKAKGLAKGSGRSIPAFHLYNALDSARQLTTTFGGHHMAAGLTIPLENIESIQNELNHYAAATGLSEELSEEIPLDGQLKLTEATVEVVEELNRLAPFGTANRKPTFLFKNMTAQDIRRIGGDQTHLKMKLIEEKAFLDVIGFQFGSIADEIGSHSEVSVVGKLAINEWNGSRKTQLMLEDLAIEGVQVFDSRSTHIPAALWNTANADFIFFDQLNFEKYNHLLPDTSYSHHLLDDEALAQFAMKTTQLIFIDCPSDSEWVKILLNRANPEKIIACFYSREELYLNGMPSRNQFGQVFKYTAAHVDIDVRNKLNLLATHLKIKKNNLIFIISVFLEIGFVTMKAGVMNVTKDVEKRELTQATTYQKRLKQIQAENFFVYSHFSELEDWMKQQAIATS, encoded by the coding sequence ATGACTTCAAAAGGTTACCTATCACTATATGGTGTTACAAGTACGGCCGTTTTAAAAGAAACGATTGAAATGATAGGGGGAGAAGTCAACTACTATATCCCTAATCGTTTCACAGATGGATATGGACCGAATACAAAAGCCTTTGAGCGTTTGATTGAACAAGGGACACAACTTATTGTAACGTGTGATAACGGTGTCGCTGGACATGCTGCGATAGAACGAGCAAAAGTTCTAGGGATAGATGTTATTGTAACCGATCATCATGAATTGCCAAAAACATTACCTGCTGCATATGCTGTGATCCATCCCAGACATCCAAAAGGTTCGTATCCATTTGGAGAATTAGCTGGAGTTGGTGTCGCATTTAAGTTGGCAACGGCTTTATTAGGAGAAGTACCCGTTGAATTATTGGATCTGGTTGCATTAGGTACCGTTGCTGATCTGGTCTCGTTAACGGATGAAAATAGAGCATTAGTCATGCAGGGGTTAGTCGTTTTGAAGAATACGCAACGCATTGGCTTAACGGCTTTATTTAAATTAGCAAAAATCAAACGAGAAGAGATCGATGAAGAAACAATCGGGTTTATCATAGGACCGCGTCTGAATGCCGTGGGACGGTTAGGTGACGCAGCTCCGGCTGTAGAATTATTAACCACTTTTGATGATGATAAAGCCCTTTCCTTGGCACAGTTCGTTCAAGAAAAGAACACTGAACGACAAGCTTATGTTTCTGCCATAACAAATGAAGCTTTTCAGATGATCGAGGATTTAGATGCCGAATCAGACGTGTATGTTTTAGCAAAAGAAGATTGGCATGAAGGTGTACTAGGCATCGTTGCGAGTAAAATCGTGGGCAAGACTGGAAAACCGGCTCTTGTCATGACGATCGATAAAGCTAAAGGTCTGGCAAAAGGCTCTGGAAGAAGCATACCAGCATTCCATTTATATAATGCTTTGGATAGTGCTCGTCAACTCACAACTACATTTGGCGGACACCACATGGCTGCTGGTTTAACCATTCCTTTAGAAAATATCGAAAGTATCCAAAATGAACTGAATCACTATGCTGCTGCAACGGGTCTTTCAGAAGAGCTGAGCGAAGAAATACCATTAGATGGACAACTTAAGCTAACAGAAGCCACTGTAGAGGTCGTTGAGGAACTAAATCGATTAGCTCCTTTTGGTACAGCGAATCGTAAACCAACTTTTCTCTTCAAAAATATGACAGCTCAAGATATTCGCCGGATCGGTGGCGATCAAACCCACTTAAAGATGAAACTTATTGAAGAAAAAGCCTTTTTAGATGTCATCGGTTTTCAATTTGGTTCTATTGCGGATGAAATAGGGTCACATTCAGAGGTTTCTGTCGTTGGAAAATTAGCCATAAATGAGTGGAATGGGTCACGTAAGACGCAGTTGATGCTAGAAGATTTAGCGATTGAAGGAGTTCAAGTTTTTGATTCTAGAAGCACTCATATTCCTGCAGCATTGTGGAATACAGCTAATGCTGATTTCATCTTTTTTGACCAATTGAATTTTGAAAAATATAATCATCTTTTACCAGATACCAGTTATAGTCATCACTTACTGGATGATGAAGCTCTAGCTCAGTTTGCAATGAAAACAACGCAACTGATTTTTATAGACTGTCCTTCTGATAGTGAATGGGTCAAAATTTTATTAAATAGAGCAAATCCAGAAAAAATCATTGCTTGTTTTTATAGTCGTGAAGAGCTTTATTTAAATGGGATGCCGAGTCGAAACCAATTTGGCCAAGTTTTTAAATATACAGCTGCACATGTCGATATTGATGTTCGAAATAAATTGAATTTATTAGCAACGCATTTAAAAATAAAAAAAAATAATTTGATTTTTATTATTTCAGTGTTTTTAGAGATAGGATTTGTTACAATGAAAGCTGGTGTGATGAATGTTACTAAGGATGTTGAAAAAAGAGAGTTGACCCAAGCGACAACCTATCAAAAACGACTAAAACAAATTCAAGCTGAAAATTTTTTTGTTTACAGTCATTTTTCTGAGTTAGAAGATTGGATGAAACAACAAGCAATTGCAACATCTTAA
- a CDS encoding DegV family protein: MNKQKIGFLVDSGSDVPLEILEKANMKVIPLKIIYKDKEYTDKVDIHAQDVYDRLDEEIPKTSLPSGEIISELLQEFKNEGYEKVIAITISSGLSGTNNMVRLMAENVKELDVFTLDTKNIGVGSGLLAVKAADYVEKELDWEVIKEKLQDDVKKSKMFFHVPTLEYLQKGGRIGLVSSILGNVLNLKPVISCNENGIYYTAAKVRGNKKSIQKAIDLATEFAGDAKKYHLAIAFGGKTAEAQLDDIRADLKKALPNFVEIFEDQVSPALGVHTGPGLIGIGIQIIED, encoded by the coding sequence ATGAACAAACAAAAGATAGGCTTTTTAGTTGATTCTGGATCAGATGTTCCCTTAGAGATTCTTGAAAAAGCAAATATGAAAGTGATCCCTTTAAAAATCATTTATAAAGATAAAGAATATACCGATAAAGTGGATATTCATGCTCAAGATGTTTATGATCGTCTAGATGAAGAAATTCCTAAAACGTCCTTACCAAGTGGAGAAATTATTAGTGAACTTTTGCAAGAATTTAAAAATGAAGGTTATGAAAAAGTAATCGCGATCACTATTTCGAGTGGACTAAGCGGTACGAATAACATGGTACGTTTAATGGCTGAAAATGTTAAAGAGTTAGATGTCTTTACTTTAGATACTAAAAACATTGGGGTCGGCAGTGGTCTTTTAGCTGTAAAAGCGGCTGATTATGTTGAAAAAGAGCTGGATTGGGAAGTCATCAAAGAAAAATTACAAGATGATGTAAAAAAATCGAAAATGTTTTTTCATGTTCCAACTTTAGAATATTTACAAAAAGGCGGCCGCATCGGATTAGTGTCATCTATCCTAGGAAATGTTTTGAATTTAAAACCGGTCATTTCTTGTAACGAAAACGGCATCTATTATACTGCTGCAAAAGTACGCGGAAACAAAAAGAGTATTCAAAAAGCAATCGATTTAGCAACTGAATTTGCTGGGGATGCCAAAAAATACCATTTAGCGATTGCATTTGGTGGTAAAACAGCTGAAGCACAATTAGATGATATACGAGCAGACCTTAAAAAAGCATTGCCAAATTTTGTTGAAATTTTTGAAGATCAAGTCAGCCCAGCTTTAGGAGTTCATACGGGCCCAGGCTTAATTGGGATCGGTATTCAAATTATCGAAGATTAA
- a CDS encoding DUF1836 domain-containing protein, which yields MHKIEEDLLDWSNEISEYTFPRWEELPDFDLYMDQVLNLIERYLAIFKVGDQKQIITSSMINNYVKLGLIPPPIKKKYTKKHLAYLIAISILKQVVTISEVKEGILYQASISGIREAYDLFCTEQEYALRAIASHIKQEDRKPLLPDNTNNTTFIVRTATIAVATKIVTEKVISIAQKQKEEIEKKKNKTKKLEE from the coding sequence ATGCATAAAATCGAGGAAGATTTATTAGATTGGTCAAATGAGATAAGCGAATATACTTTTCCTAGATGGGAAGAATTACCTGACTTTGATCTTTATATGGATCAAGTTTTAAATTTAATTGAACGCTATTTGGCTATTTTTAAAGTTGGTGATCAAAAACAGATCATTACTTCTTCTATGATCAACAATTATGTTAAATTGGGATTGATTCCTCCACCCATAAAGAAAAAATACACTAAGAAGCATTTAGCGTATTTGATCGCGATTTCCATTTTAAAACAAGTTGTGACGATTTCTGAAGTAAAAGAAGGCATTCTTTATCAGGCTTCAATAAGCGGTATTAGAGAGGCCTATGACTTGTTTTGTACTGAGCAAGAATACGCGTTAAGAGCAATTGCTTCTCATATAAAACAGGAAGATAGAAAACCCTTGTTGCCAGATAATACAAACAATACTACCTTCATCGTTCGAACAGCTACGATAGCAGTAGCTACAAAAATTGTCACTGAAAAAGTGATTTCTATAGCTCAAAAACAAAAAGAAGAAATAGAAAAGAAAAAAAATAAAACCAAAAAGTTGGAGGAATAA
- a CDS encoding LapA family protein, with product MKRQWGTILAIILIAIVAFFAVINVDSVPINFGFGVVTWPLIMIILGSLLVGALATVLISMGTTYKNKKELKNAKKELENAENKKEEALAQIRTEYDEKLTQKDLIIREQTDKISSLEKELVNRMTQPTVNVANQPNDSLK from the coding sequence ATGAAAAGACAATGGGGAACGATATTAGCAATTATTCTTATTGCAATTGTAGCTTTTTTTGCTGTTATCAATGTTGATTCAGTTCCAATTAATTTTGGTTTTGGAGTAGTAACTTGGCCTTTGATCATGATCATTTTAGGCTCACTATTAGTTGGAGCTTTAGCGACAGTTTTAATTTCTATGGGCACTACTTATAAAAATAAAAAAGAACTAAAGAATGCAAAAAAAGAGTTAGAAAATGCTGAAAATAAAAAAGAAGAAGCATTAGCACAAATCAGAACCGAATATGATGAAAAATTAACTCAAAAAGACCTTATCATCCGTGAACAAACAGATAAAATCAGTAGTTTAGAAAAAGAATTAGTCAATCGAATGACTCAACCAACGGTCAACGTTGCAAATCAGCCGAATGATTCTTTAAAATAA
- a CDS encoding SDR family NAD(P)-dependent oxidoreductase, with protein sequence MKKNLVTLTDKVVFITGASTGLGEQIAYEAAKKGAVVILSARRADLLLHVKATCEKYSGKKAYAFPMDVSDPEQVKQVITEIYQTVGVVDVLVNNAGFGHFEEALTFDMDIAERMFRVNVLGLMYVTQLVAVEMAERHQGHIINIASQAGKMATPKSSIYSASKFAVIGYSNALRLELKPLNIFVTTVNPGPIETNFFGIADESGTYLEKVGNYVLDAEIVAGRIVALMGTARRELNMPALLEVAGKFYMLFPRIGDYLAGNLFNNK encoded by the coding sequence ATGAAAAAAAATTTAGTTACACTTACCGATAAAGTTGTTTTTATTACAGGTGCTTCAACAGGATTAGGAGAACAAATAGCCTATGAAGCTGCAAAAAAAGGCGCTGTTGTGATACTAAGTGCTAGAAGAGCAGATTTACTTTTACATGTCAAAGCAACATGCGAAAAGTATTCAGGTAAAAAAGCCTACGCTTTTCCTATGGACGTTTCAGATCCTGAACAAGTCAAGCAAGTGATCACAGAGATTTATCAAACGGTCGGTGTAGTAGATGTCCTTGTCAATAATGCCGGTTTTGGACATTTTGAAGAAGCGTTGACATTTGATATGGATATAGCTGAAAGAATGTTTCGCGTGAATGTTTTAGGCTTGATGTACGTGACACAATTAGTAGCTGTTGAAATGGCTGAGCGACACCAAGGTCATATTATCAATATCGCTTCTCAAGCAGGAAAAATGGCAACACCAAAATCATCTATTTATTCTGCAAGTAAATTTGCAGTGATTGGTTACTCAAATGCTTTGCGTTTGGAATTAAAACCTTTGAACATTTTTGTAACAACTGTAAATCCAGGTCCTATTGAGACCAACTTTTTTGGTATCGCTGACGAAAGCGGAACTTATTTAGAAAAAGTGGGTAATTATGTATTGGATGCTGAAATTGTAGCTGGTCGTATCGTTGCATTAATGGGTACAGCTAGAAGAGAATTGAATATGCCTGCACTTCTAGAGGTCGCTGGAAAATTTTATATGCTTTTCCCTCGAATCGGAGATTATTTAGCTGGAAATCTATTTAACAATAAATAA
- the rnz gene encoding ribonuclease Z: MELLFLGTGSGVPAKQRNVTSIALKLLEERNTIWLFDCGEATQQQILHTTLKPRKVDKIFITHLHGDHIFGLPGFLSSRSFQGGDGPLTIYGPVGIKNYVMTSLKISGTVLKYSLHFHEIQEEGLLFEDENFKVICRKLKHGIQSFGYRIEEADHQGTLQADKLKEAGLPFGPLFGKLKQGKTITLEDGRVFNGNDFIGETQKGRIVTILGDTKKTKNCILLAENASVLVHESTFDGTNRKMARDYNHSTNLDAAEVAKEANVGRLLLTHISARYLGRDIYLLEKEAKKIFPNTKVVNDFDEIDIPLIRTDK, encoded by the coding sequence ATGGAATTATTATTTTTAGGGACAGGTTCAGGTGTCCCAGCTAAACAACGGAACGTAACCAGCATTGCTTTAAAATTATTAGAAGAACGAAATACGATCTGGCTTTTTGATTGTGGTGAAGCTACGCAACAACAAATACTCCACACGACTTTAAAGCCGCGTAAGGTAGATAAAATTTTTATTACTCATTTACACGGGGATCATATTTTTGGATTACCTGGTTTTTTAAGTAGTCGATCTTTCCAAGGAGGAGATGGCCCTTTAACGATTTATGGTCCTGTGGGGATCAAAAACTACGTAATGACTTCTCTAAAAATATCAGGAACCGTTTTAAAATACTCTTTACATTTTCATGAAATACAAGAAGAGGGCCTTTTATTTGAAGATGAGAACTTCAAAGTGATTTGTCGCAAATTAAAACATGGTATCCAATCCTTTGGTTACCGAATCGAAGAAGCCGATCATCAAGGAACACTGCAAGCCGACAAGTTAAAAGAGGCGGGACTACCATTTGGCCCGTTATTCGGAAAATTAAAACAAGGAAAAACAATCACTTTGGAAGATGGCCGAGTATTCAATGGCAACGATTTTATTGGAGAAACTCAAAAAGGCCGTATCGTGACAATTTTGGGCGACACTAAGAAAACAAAAAATTGCATACTACTTGCCGAGAATGCTTCTGTTTTGGTTCATGAAAGTACATTTGATGGAACGAATCGTAAGATGGCAAGAGACTATAACCATTCCACAAATCTAGATGCAGCTGAAGTGGCTAAAGAAGCAAATGTCGGCAGGCTATTGCTGACTCATATCAGCGCTCGTTATTTAGGCAGAGATATTTATTTATTAGAAAAAGAAGCTAAAAAAATATTCCCTAATACTAAAGTCGTGAATGACTTTGATGAAATCGATATCCCACTTATTAGAACGGATAAATAA
- the obgE gene encoding GTPase ObgE — MFLDQVTINVKAGDGGNGMVAFRREKFVPDGGPAGGDGGRGGDVVFIVDEGLRTLMDFRFNRHFKAEHGENGMSKNMHGRGAGDNIIKVPPGTTIKEAETGKLLGDLVHHGHRLVVAKGGRGGRGNSRFATPRNPAPEIAENGEPGEDYKIDMELKVLADVGLVGFPSVGKSTLLSVVSAARPKIGAYHFTTLVPNLGMVQSPDGRSFVMADLPGLIEGASQGIGLGTQFLRHIERTRVILHVIDMSGSEGRDPFDDYMAINNELETHNLRLMERPQIIVANKMDMPDAEENLIAFKEKIKALKKDEYEEDLQIFAISAVTHQGTQNLLNATADVLDVTSEFPLYELDQEEETVMYKHTAEEKGYEITRDSDATWVLSGEKLEKLFKMTNFDHDASVLRFARQLRTMGIDEEMRERGAKDGDLVRIMKYEFEFVE, encoded by the coding sequence ATGTTCTTAGATCAAGTAACAATTAATGTAAAGGCCGGCGATGGCGGTAACGGAATGGTCGCTTTCCGTCGTGAAAAATTCGTACCAGATGGTGGTCCTGCTGGTGGAGATGGTGGTAGAGGTGGAGATGTCGTTTTTATCGTAGACGAAGGTTTACGTACATTAATGGATTTCCGTTTTAATCGTCATTTTAAAGCAGAACACGGTGAAAATGGTATGAGTAAAAACATGCATGGAAGAGGAGCAGGGGACAATATTATTAAAGTGCCTCCTGGTACAACGATCAAAGAAGCAGAAACAGGAAAGCTTTTAGGTGATTTAGTTCATCATGGCCACAGACTTGTTGTTGCTAAAGGTGGACGTGGCGGACGTGGAAATAGCCGTTTTGCTACACCTAGAAATCCAGCTCCAGAAATTGCCGAAAATGGTGAACCAGGAGAAGACTATAAAATCGATATGGAATTAAAAGTTTTAGCTGATGTAGGATTAGTTGGTTTTCCTTCTGTAGGAAAATCTACTTTGCTTTCAGTTGTATCTGCAGCTCGTCCTAAAATTGGAGCCTACCATTTTACAACGTTAGTCCCTAATTTAGGTATGGTTCAATCACCAGATGGACGTAGTTTTGTTATGGCTGATTTACCAGGATTAATTGAAGGAGCTTCGCAAGGAATTGGTTTAGGAACGCAATTCTTGCGCCATATTGAACGTACTCGTGTCATATTACATGTGATAGACATGAGTGGTAGTGAAGGCCGTGATCCGTTTGATGATTATATGGCTATCAATAACGAGTTGGAAACACACAATCTTCGTTTAATGGAGCGTCCACAAATTATTGTCGCAAATAAAATGGATATGCCTGACGCAGAAGAAAATTTGATTGCTTTCAAAGAAAAAATAAAAGCTCTTAAAAAAGATGAATATGAAGAAGATCTTCAAATTTTTGCTATCTCAGCTGTAACACATCAAGGAACGCAAAACTTATTGAACGCTACAGCCGATGTATTAGACGTGACCTCAGAATTTCCATTATATGAATTGGATCAAGAAGAGGAAACCGTTATGTATAAACATACTGCTGAAGAAAAAGGGTACGAAATTACCAGAGATTCTGATGCTACATGGGTATTGAGTGGAGAAAAACTTGAGAAATTATTCAAGATGACGAATTTTGATCATGATGCTTCAGTATTAAGATTTGCTCGTCAGTTAAGAACGATGGGAATAGATGAAGAAATGCGTGAGCGCGGAGCTAAAGATGGAGACTTAGTCCGTATCATGAAATATGAATTCGAATTTGTCGAATAG